Below is a window of Leucobacter chromiiresistens DNA.
CGCATCGGCTGACGCAGCAGCACGAGGATCGCGATCAGCGCGATCGCCATCAGGCCCGCGGTGCCGAAGAAGGGGCCGCGCCATGACAGCGAGCCGAGCACGCCGCCGACCAGCGGGCCGACGGCGAGCCCGACGCCGAGCGCCGCCTCGTAGAGCACGATCGCCTGACGGGAGCCGCCCGAGGCCGCGCCGACGATCGCGGCGAGCGCCGTCGAGATGAAGAGCGCGTTGCCGAGCCCCCACCCGGCGCGGAATCCGATGATCGCGTCGACCGATCCCGAGGCGCCGGCGAGCGCCGCGAAGACGACGACGAGCACGAGGCCGGCGAGCAGGGTGCGCTTCACGCCGAGCCGGCTCGACACCCAGCTCGTGAAGAACATGGCCGCGCCCGTGATGAAGAGGTAGCTGGTGAACAGCAGCATGGTCTGGCTCGGGCTCGCGCCGAGCTCGTGGCTGATCGCGGGGAGGATCGGGTCGACCAGGCCGATGCCCATGAAGGAGACCGCGCACGCGAAGGCGATCGCCCACACGGCGGTCGGCTGGCGCAGGATCGACGCCTTCGGCGTACTGGAGGTCGCCGGGGTGGAACCGGTGTCTGGTCGGGATTCGGCTGTCGTGGACGTGATCTGCTCCTGGGTCGTGCGCGCAGGTGCGCGCGGTTCTGCGTGGTGAGGGGGAGGGCTGCTCGGCGGTGGGGCCGGTGCGCCGGGCCGATGCGGCACTGCGAGGCGGCCCGGTGCCGCCGCGCGGGCGCTGCGGCACCGCGGGCCTCCGGCGATCCGGCTCTACGGCGATCCGGCGGCGGGGCGCTCCCGGCGCTCCCCCGATGGATCGTCGATGCGGTCGCCGAGCTGGTGCAGCAGCTCGGCGGCGCGGGCGAGGGTGGCTCGGTCGAACTCGGAGAGGGCCTCGAGGTGGGGGCGCAGCCGCTCGGCGGCGGCGCCGAGGTAGTCGACGAGCGCCGCGCTGCCGGCGGGGGTGATGGAGACCAGTGTGGCGCGGCCGTCGGCGGGATCGGGTGCGCGCGCCACCCACCCCTCCCCCTCGAGCCGCTGCACGAGCCCGGTCATCGAGGGCTGCGCGACGCGCTGCTCGTGGGCGAGCGTGCTGATGCGCGCGGGGCCCGACTGCTCGAGCCCGAGGAGCACGCGCCAGGCGATGAGGGAGTATCCGCGACCGGCGACGCGCCCGGCGATGCGCGCGAAGCGCCCCGAGACGCGAGTGAGGTCGCGGGCGAGTGCATCGGAGTCCGAAGCATCGGCACCCGAAGCATCGGTGCCCTGGGCATTCGAGAAGCGCTGGGCGGTCATGGCGACCATGCTACCAGCGATTACATCGTATTGCTATGCAATTCGCGCACCGTCCGCCGAACGCCCCTCGTCGATCACCACCAACTGCTGGTTCGCGAACTCGCGCACCCCCTGCACGCCGAGCTCCCGGCCGAAGCCCGATCGCTTCACCCCGCCGAACGGCAGCGCCGGGCTCCCGCCCCTGACGCGGTTGACCGAGACCATGCCCGCATCGATCTCGGCGGCGAAGCGCTGCGCCGCCTCCTCGGTATCCGCGAACGCCGTGGCACCCAGACCGTACGGCGAATCGTTCGCGAGCGCGATCGCCTCGTCCACCGAGTCCGCACCCACGATCATCGCCACCGGCCCGAAGAGCTCTCGGCGCCACACCGGCTGATCGCGCAGCGGCTCGAGCAGCACGACGGGAGCGAAGCGACGCGGATCCGCGTCGTCTCGGGTCAGGTCGCCCCGCACCTCGGCGCCGCCCCGCTGCGCCGACCGCACCGCGCCGCGCAGCTCGTCGGCCGCCGCCGCGCTCGACAGCGGCCCGAGCACGGTCTCGGCGAGCAGCGGATCGCCCGCGCGCGCCGAGAGGAACTCCGCCGAGAAGGTGTTCACGAACCCGGGCAGCAGGTCGCGCCGCACGATGATGCGCTTCGGCGACACGCACGTCTGCCCGGCGTTCGAGAGCCGCATCGCCGCCGCGAGCCGCGCGAGCTCGTCGCAGCGCTCGGAGTCGAACACGATGAACGGGTCGCTGCCCCCGAGCTCGAGCACCACCTTCGTGAGCGACGCCCCGGCGGCGCGGGCGATCTCGGCGCCGACCGCCTCGCCGCCGGTGAACGACACCCCGGCGACGAGCGGGTGCGCGATGGCCGCGAACACTTCGTCGTGCGAGAACCCCGAGTGGGCCACCAGCCCCTCGGGGG
It encodes the following:
- a CDS encoding MarR family winged helix-turn-helix transcriptional regulator gives rise to the protein MTAQRFSNAQGTDASGADASDSDALARDLTRVSGRFARIAGRVAGRGYSLIAWRVLLGLEQSGPARISTLAHEQRVAQPSMTGLVQRLEGEGWVARAPDPADGRATLVSITPAGSAALVDYLGAAAERLRPHLEALSEFDRATLARAAELLHQLGDRIDDPSGERRERPAAGSP
- a CDS encoding aldehyde dehydrogenase family protein, with translation MSEQKSVRTSAGASAGVSASASAGVSASASAGSSRVDEVLERASRAFAAWRGEPVAARAEMLARAAEVYERRADEIARQMARDMGKPVSQGLAEVRSCAAILAHYASEAARVLQPEAVALDDGGRAEVRLQPTGVVLGIMPWNYPHYQLVRCIAPNLLLGNAVVFKHAAVCAGSAAIAERIFAEAGAPEGLVAHSGFSHDEVFAAIAHPLVAGVSFTGGEAVGAEIARAAGASLTKVVLELGGSDPFIVFDSERCDELARLAAAMRLSNAGQTCVSPKRIIVRRDLLPGFVNTFSAEFLSARAGDPLLAETVLGPLSSAAAADELRGAVRSAQRGGAEVRGDLTRDDADPRRFAPVVLLEPLRDQPVWRRELFGPVAMIVGADSVDEAIALANDSPYGLGATAFADTEEAAQRFAAEIDAGMVSVNRVRGGSPALPFGGVKRSGFGRELGVQGVREFANQQLVVIDEGRSADGARIA